TTGTATCATGCAGACATGCCATTTGCAAGCTTAATTATTGTCTGTATTTCCCTCTACAGAACGCAGTACCTTCTTCATATTCTTCTCGAATTTGGCACGGGGAATCAGAACACTATGCTGACAGCCTGTACACTTAATTCGAATATCCATTCCCATACGAATAATCTCCATCTCATTAGATCCGCAAGGATGTTGCTTCTTCATCTGCACAATATCCCCAAGCTGAAAAACTTTACGTTCCACTATTCTTCCCCCTCTTCTCCTTCTTGTGTAGCTGCGATCTGCCGTCTTGATCCAGTGTTTGGCGACTCAGTCACTTCTAGTGCATTTTCTATCTTTTCAAGATCCAATTCAGCCTTTGCCTCTGCTTCTGCCTTCTTACGCACTTCCTCTTCAGCTTGGGCCTGTTCCAGCATGCTCTGTTTCTCTAATGCCTGTTTAATGTCATTTTGAATTTGTCTTTCCGCTGCATCTCTTGCATTAGGTGAACAGCTGGCCGCTATACGAATCACATATTCCGAAGTACTCATGGACTGTATGCCGAGCACATTGGGGTAAGCAAGCACATTGGAGTTACGCTCTTCTATCCCTTTTAGCGCCTCTCCAATTAATCCAAGTGTAGCCTCTAGGCTTCGCTCCATTTTCACCGGAACATCAACTACAGCCAAAGCGTTGGAAAGAGAATAGTTGGTCACGTTCGTAATTAAGCCATTAGGGATAATAAATACCTCACCAGTAGTACTTAGCAATCTGGTTGTTCGCAATCCGATTAATTCTACAGTTCCTTTATAAGTACCCGTCTGAATCACATCACCAACCGCAAATTGGTCCTCCAAAATAATAAAGAACCCTGTAATAACATCCTTCACCAAACTCTGAGCCCCAAAACCTACCGCAAGTCCTAGTACGCCTGCACCCGCTAACAAAGGTGCCAAATCGAAATTAAACTCAGATAAGATGAGCATGATCATTACAAAATTGCAGATAAAAGTCACTACATTCTTCATCAATTCACCTACTGTGGTAAACCTTCTTGTATTAGACATTAATCTACCACCAGTTTTGCGTTCAAGCGAACGATCAATTACATTGTAGACGACCTTAATAACAATCCGGGTTAAGAGAAAAATAAGAAGAATCCGCAGACCCGAGAATAGTACGTCAGCCCACATCGCTGTATCAGTAACCCAATTCCACACTGTATCTTTGAATCGTAGGGCGCCCTTAACTGCATCAGCGGCTGTAGTAACCTCCAATATCCACATGTTCATATCATGTAATCCTCCCTATCCCTCTATCAGTATGTAATTCTCGTTGTTTTTTCCGTAAATGCCACGTATTTCGATATTCTGCTCAGTTACAATCTTCTGTACCTCTCCCAGCGCACTTTGATAAAACTGAATCGATATCGCGCAACCTGCCGTAATCTCTTTCGGAGTTGGAAATATATCAATTTCAATTCCCGCATACTCAAGCAGCATTTCAGCACGAAGCGCCTGCTGGGTAGAGTCAAACGCGATTAACATCTCTTCCTGCATATACGTTACGCCTCCCATAGGTTTATCGTCCTATCTCTTGCTGCGGTAGTATAAAACCCCTCTTCTATCCATATACTAGATACCATCAAATAGAATCAGCTTCAGAAAGGAAGATGGTATGAACTTTTCATCCAAAGCTACATCAGCGCAAGAAACGTCCTGTTTAAAAATAT
The window above is part of the Paenibacillus sp. FSL K6-0276 genome. Proteins encoded here:
- a CDS encoding DUF951 domain-containing protein — translated: MERKVFQLGDIVQMKKQHPCGSNEMEIIRMGMDIRIKCTGCQHSVLIPRAKFEKNMKKVLRSVEGNTDNN
- a CDS encoding mechanosensitive ion channel family protein; the encoded protein is MNMWILEVTTAADAVKGALRFKDTVWNWVTDTAMWADVLFSGLRILLIFLLTRIVIKVVYNVIDRSLERKTGGRLMSNTRRFTTVGELMKNVVTFICNFVMIMLILSEFNFDLAPLLAGAGVLGLAVGFGAQSLVKDVITGFFIILEDQFAVGDVIQTGTYKGTVELIGLRTTRLLSTTGEVFIIPNGLITNVTNYSLSNALAVVDVPVKMERSLEATLGLIGEALKGIEERNSNVLAYPNVLGIQSMSTSEYVIRIAASCSPNARDAAERQIQNDIKQALEKQSMLEQAQAEEEVRKKAEAEAKAELDLEKIENALEVTESPNTGSRRQIAATQEGEEGEE
- a CDS encoding DUF3343 domain-containing protein — translated: MQEEMLIAFDSTQQALRAEMLLEYAGIEIDIFPTPKEITAGCAISIQFYQSALGEVQKIVTEQNIEIRGIYGKNNENYILIEG